Below is a genomic region from Deinococcus koreensis.
TAAGCGCGCAGCGCATCCAGTTGGGTCTCGCGGCCCACCAGATGCGGCGCGACGACCTCCAGAAAGCGGTCGACACTGCGGCGCCCGACCAGATGCACGGTGTAGCCGATACGCCCGGCCGTGTCCTCGCCCCGCGTGTAGGTGAAGTGCTTCTGCGTGACCTTGCCGATCATGCCCAGGCGCAGCAGCACATGCGCCAGATCGTCGGCCAGTTGCCGCGAGGAAGTGGCCGCGTAGGGCGTCGTGTTGCCCACTCCGAACAGGAAGCCGTCGCCCGACCAGTAGCGGCCCAGCAGCACGGCCAACGAGGCGTTGGTCATGCGGAACGCGGCGGCGGGCAGGCCCTTCTCGGTGGCCTTCACGTCGACCATGCCCAGGTCTTCCAGCCACAGCCGCACGCCCGACTTGCCGCCCGCACTGCCCCGGATGCCGCTGCCCAGGTAGACGTCGTGGACGTTCTGGCGGTCGGCGCGCAGCTTCACGCTGGGGCGGGTATTCGGGAACGCTTCGGCCAACGCCACCATATCGGCCACCTGCACGGGGCTCTGGCTGTACAGATAGGCGCCGTGCGGGTGGCAGGTGTTGCCCTCGGCCAGAATCCAGCCCAGCAGGGCGGCGCGGTGCTCGGGCCAGGCGTCGGCCCCCAGTTCGGGAAGGCGGGCGGGTGCGGCGATCCGGTCGCCGGCCTTCAGGTCTTCCACGTTCCGCCAGCCGTCCAGCGTCAGCAGCGGGTGGTTGCCGGTGGCGCTCAGCTCGCGGCCCAGCGCGGTTCTGACCCGGAAAACCGGCTTCACACCGTTGTCGAAGAACTGGCCGGTGGTGCGCAGTTCGATCCGGTAGGCAGCATTCACGCTGGGCAGCGCCACGGGCAGGCCCTCGCGGTACAGGTCATCTATGCGGTGCAGCTCTCCGCCCGCCACAGGCACGCGGGTTTCGCCCGTCAAACACTTATTGAAGCCGTAATTCGCAAACGCATCCAACAAATCGAAGAGTTTATTGGCTTCTTCCTTGGGAACATTATTCCCCCCGGCCCCTTCCACGAAGATCTGGCGCTGTTTCGCCATCTCCGCCGTGTCCTTCTTGCCCATCGCGCGGCGCAGCAGATCAGCGCCGCCCAGCGAGAAGCCCGCGACCTCGGAGGCGATCTGCATGATCTGTTCCTGGTACACGGGGATGCCGTAGGTCTCGGCCAGGATCTTCTCCAGATACTGCGCGGAGGTGGGGAAGCCGTCGCGCACGTAGTCGACTTCTTCCAGCCCGTGGTGGCGCCGGACATAGGTGGGGATGTTCTCCATCGGGCCGGGGCGGTACAGGGCGCTCAGGGCGATGATGTCGGCCAGCCGGCGCGGCTTGAGGCGGCGCGAGGCGTCGGCGATCCCGGCGCCTTCGAGCTGGAACACGCCCTTGGTGTCGCCCCGGCTCATCAGCTCGTAGGTCTTGGCGTCGTCGAAGGGAATGGCGTCGAAGTCGATCTCGATGCGCTGGGACTCGCGCATGATCCGCTTGGCTTCATCCAGGAAGCTCAGCGTCCGCAGGCCCAGGAAGTCCATCTTGATCAGGCCGATGTCCTCGACCGCCTTCATGTCGTACTGACAGACCATGCCCGCGCCGGAGGTGTCGCGCATGACCGGCACCAGATCGGTCAGCTTGTCGCGCCCGATGACCACCCCGGCGGCGTGCACCGAGGCGTGGCGGGTCAGGCCCTCCAGCTTCTGCGCGAACTCGTAGGCTTCCAGCAGCTGGGCATCCTCGGCCAGCAGCGCCTGGATGTCGGGCACCGAGTCGCGCGCCTGATCCAGCGAATAGCTCTTGCCGAACTTGATGGGGATGAGCTTGGAGACCTTATCGACCTTGGCGTACTCCAGGCCCATGACGCGGGCCACGTCCTTCAGGCAGGCCTTGGAGGCCATCGTCCCGAAGGTGGCGATCTGCGCCACGCGGTCTTCGCCGTACTTGTCCTGCACGTACTGGATGACTTCCACGCGGCGGGCGTCGTTGAAGTCGATGTCGAAGTCGGGCATGGAGATACGATCCGGGTTCAGGAAGCGCTCGAACAGCAGCTCGAATTCCAGCGGATCGAGGTTGGTGATCCGCATGGCGTAGGCCACCAGCGAGCCTGCGCCCGAGCCACGCCCCGGCCCCACCGAGATGTCCTGATCCTTGGCCCAGTTGATGTAGTCCGCCACGATCAGGAAATAGTCGGGAAAGCCCATGTTGTTGATGACGCTCAGCTCGTACTCGGCGCGGCGCAGCAGCACCAGCGCGTGCCGGTGGTGCGCGCGGCAGGTCGTCTCCTCCTCGCTGCCGGGGTCGAGGCGAATGGCAGTGTCGCTCGCCTCCCCCTTGGAGCGCTGCCAGTCGGTGCAGGCGTAGTCTGGGAGCGGCCCCGCCTCGCCTTCCTGTTCCATGACCTCCAGCGCCGGATACAGGGTGTACTTCTCCCCCGCCGCCTTGCTGCGCGCCTCCCACTCGGAACCCAGGAAGGCCACCAGGATCAGCAGCGTGTCGAGGTCGCAGGTGCGGGCGTCGCAGCCGTTCGTTCTGGAGACGACCCGCGCCCGCTCCTTCGGTTCCAGCGCGGCCAGACTTCTCGTCGCGTACTCGCGCAGCAGCGCCTCGGTGACGTGGTGCGGGTAGCGCCGCAGGCTGCCGGCATACGTCTGCACGCGCAGTTCCTCGGCCATCGTGCGGCCCTCGGGAATGGGCAGGGCGGGCATCTGGTACACGCGCTTCTTGCCCACCGGCAGGTCGACGTTGCACATGGCGGCGATCCGGGCGGTGTTGTCGAAGGGCTCCTCGCCCCACTCCGAGACCGGCAGGGCGGCCTGCATCTCGTCCAGCGTCTTGACATAGAAGTCGTTGCACTGGAAGCGGAAGCGGTTCTCATCGGCCAGCATGGCCTTGGTCTGGATGGCGAGGAGCGTGTCGTGGGCGGCGGCGTCCTCCTTTTTCACGTAATGCCCGTCGTTGGTCGCCACCAGCCCGATGCCCAGCTCCTGCGCCCAGGCCTTCAGGATGGGATTGACCTTGGCCTGCAGGTCGATGCCGTGGTTCTGGATCTCGATGAAGTAGTTCTCGCCGAACAGATCGCGGTACCACATCAGCCGCTGCTTGGCCTCGTCCTCGCGGCCCATCACGATCAGTTGCTGCACTTCACTGCCCAGGCAGCCTGAGAAGGCGATCACGCCCTTGTGGTGCTCCTGCAGGAGTTCGTGGTCGATGCGTGGCTTGTAGTAATAGCCCTCGGTGTAGCCCCGGCTGCTCAGTCGGCAGAGGTTCTGGTAGCCCTCGAAGTCGCGGGCCAGCAGGGTCAGGTGGAAGATGCCCTTCTCGCCGCTCACGCCGGGCTTCTTGTCGCGCCGCGTGCCCATGCCGGGCACCACGTAGGCTTCGTAGCCCAGGATCGGCTTGACTTCCAGAGCGGTCGCGTAGTTGTAGAAATGCACCGCCCCATGCATGTTGCCGTGATCCGTCATGGCGCAGGCGGGGTCGTTGGGCGTGACCTCCTTGACCCACTTGAGCAGATCCTTGAGCTTGGCCGCGCCGTCCAGCAGGGAGTACTGCGTGTGCTGGTGCAGGTGGGCGAAGCGGGGTTTCTTGTCGCAACAGGAGCCGTCGGGCAGATGAATGTGTGGGGCAGTCGGCTCGGCGGCGGTCATGGGCACAGTCTAGGCCGGGCAGAGTCGCGCTGTCGGTGAGGTTCGGGGCTTGACGGCCCCCCCGCCTCAACCCCGCATCAAAAAGTGCTCGATGATCGCGTGGTGATCCTCGAAGAACAGCTCGGGGTGCGCCAGAGCCTCGCTGAGCGGCAGCCACAGCGCCTCGCTGGCGTCGCTGCCGCCATGCAGGGTTGGCAACTGGCCGATGCCCAGGTCGAAGTGGAAGGCGTGCGTGACTGTGCGCCCGCGCAGGCTGCGATCCGGGTAGTCGAAGACCTGCGTGGCGCGGAGTTGTGCCCCCAGGTCGATGGACACGCTCAGGCCGGTCTCCTCGCGCACCTCGCGCACGGCGCAGGCCAGCAGGGTCTCATCCTGTTCCAGAAAGCCGCCGGG
It encodes:
- the dnaE gene encoding DNA polymerase III subunit alpha; translation: MTAAEPTAPHIHLPDGSCCDKKPRFAHLHQHTQYSLLDGAAKLKDLLKWVKEVTPNDPACAMTDHGNMHGAVHFYNYATALEVKPILGYEAYVVPGMGTRRDKKPGVSGEKGIFHLTLLARDFEGYQNLCRLSSRGYTEGYYYKPRIDHELLQEHHKGVIAFSGCLGSEVQQLIVMGREDEAKQRLMWYRDLFGENYFIEIQNHGIDLQAKVNPILKAWAQELGIGLVATNDGHYVKKEDAAAHDTLLAIQTKAMLADENRFRFQCNDFYVKTLDEMQAALPVSEWGEEPFDNTARIAAMCNVDLPVGKKRVYQMPALPIPEGRTMAEELRVQTYAGSLRRYPHHVTEALLREYATRSLAALEPKERARVVSRTNGCDARTCDLDTLLILVAFLGSEWEARSKAAGEKYTLYPALEVMEQEGEAGPLPDYACTDWQRSKGEASDTAIRLDPGSEEETTCRAHHRHALVLLRRAEYELSVINNMGFPDYFLIVADYINWAKDQDISVGPGRGSGAGSLVAYAMRITNLDPLEFELLFERFLNPDRISMPDFDIDFNDARRVEVIQYVQDKYGEDRVAQIATFGTMASKACLKDVARVMGLEYAKVDKVSKLIPIKFGKSYSLDQARDSVPDIQALLAEDAQLLEAYEFAQKLEGLTRHASVHAAGVVIGRDKLTDLVPVMRDTSGAGMVCQYDMKAVEDIGLIKMDFLGLRTLSFLDEAKRIMRESQRIEIDFDAIPFDDAKTYELMSRGDTKGVFQLEGAGIADASRRLKPRRLADIIALSALYRPGPMENIPTYVRRHHGLEEVDYVRDGFPTSAQYLEKILAETYGIPVYQEQIMQIASEVAGFSLGGADLLRRAMGKKDTAEMAKQRQIFVEGAGGNNVPKEEANKLFDLLDAFANYGFNKCLTGETRVPVAGGELHRIDDLYREGLPVALPSVNAAYRIELRTTGQFFDNGVKPVFRVRTALGRELSATGNHPLLTLDGWRNVEDLKAGDRIAAPARLPELGADAWPEHRAALLGWILAEGNTCHPHGAYLYSQSPVQVADMVALAEAFPNTRPSVKLRADRQNVHDVYLGSGIRGSAGGKSGVRLWLEDLGMVDVKATEKGLPAAAFRMTNASLAVLLGRYWSGDGFLFGVGNTTPYAATSSRQLADDLAHVLLRLGMIGKVTQKHFTYTRGEDTAGRIGYTVHLVGRRSVDRFLEVVAPHLVGRETQLDALRAYYAAAPLGRETIDTLPASVKALVQTAKVASGLGWREIEARSGVCTKEFYGTPKAHKKGFRRTTIQTLGEFFESPELLDACSDDLYWDTITSIEPAGEAQTYDLEVPGTHNFVANDLIVHNSHSAAYGVITYQTAWLKANYPVEFMAALLTVERKDSDKVAEYISDARKMDVKVLPPDINRSGADFVVQGAEILFGLYAIKGLGEGAVLRILEERERAGRFKSLADFCSRLGHKVCNRKAMESLIKSGAFDQFGERRQLSLSLEESMTWAQGAAAMASSGMDALFGAQEVAPEPALKTGVPPYTDLERLAIEKEALGLYISGHPLEQHEGLREAASCRISDLDTWFTTQNVAPGKRIKAVLAGMVESVVKKPTKSGGMMARFILADESGQTELVAFSRAYDRIQDKLVNDTPALVIVELESEDGGLRAIAEELVSVEQLAEVPKVMYVTIDLETASPDAVGEFQSVLDEHAGSMPTYLRLETPEQFVIYQLDHGMGSPDAIRVLNQTFPWADAYLAYDQQTILGRFAPKPPAWMNKQNGGGGMRA